The nucleotide sequence ACCCTTGTCTCATCAATAGATGAAGTAGAAAAAGGAATTATTATATTTCGCTCACATGGAGCAAGTCCAGATGATTATATAAAGGCAAGGGAAAAGGGTCTTTTGATAGCTGATGGAACCTGCCCAATTGTTGCAAAGGTTCAACGCATTGCAAAGAGCCTTAATGACGAGGGCTACCCTGTTGTTATTCTTGGAGATAAAAACCATCCAGAGATAAAAGGGATTGTTGGGTTTGCAAAGGATGCAATTGTAATAAGCAAGCCAATAGAGGCAATCTCTATAAAGGAGAAAAGGATTGGCTTGATTGCCCAAACAACCCAAAGCCTTGATGACTTTAAAAGCCTCATTAACATCCTTTTGGATTCCGCCTCTTGTATTAAGGTTTATAATACAATTTGTAAGGCTGTTTTAAGGCTTCAGAGGTCATCTATATCTTTGGCAAAAAAATCGGACCTGTTTATTGTGATTGGTGGAAAGAATAGTGCAAACACAAAGAGGCTCTTTCTCCTTACAAAAAATATAAATCCAAATACATATCATATTGAAAAATTTGAAGAGATTGATAAATCCCTGTTTTTGGACAAGAAAAAGATTGGAATTACAGGAGGAACATCAACGCCGCCAGAGGTCATCAGCGAGGTGGTTGAGAAGATAAAGGGGGTGAAATATGGTTGATAAAGAGCTTTTG is from bacterium and encodes:
- a CDS encoding 4-hydroxy-3-methylbut-2-enyl diphosphate reductase, producing the protein MKIEVAKGAGFCSGVKRAISLALSSIEKDQAVFSLGPLIHNNQVIEDLKKRGITLVSSIDEVEKGIIIFRSHGASPDDYIKAREKGLLIADGTCPIVAKVQRIAKSLNDEGYPVVILGDKNHPEIKGIVGFAKDAIVISKPIEAISIKEKRIGLIAQTTQSLDDFKSLINILLDSASCIKVYNTICKAVLRLQRSSISLAKKSDLFIVIGGKNSANTKRLFLLTKNINPNTYHIEKFEEIDKSLFLDKKKIGITGGTSTPPEVISEVVEKIKGVKYG